TGATCATGCACAGACCGGTATTCACAACCGTTTCGCAGGCCACCCGGCTCGTGCTGTCTTGAGCTAGTAGAGCATCCAACACCGCATCACTGACTTGATCGCAGATCTTGTCGGGATGGCCTTCCGTGACGGATTCGGAAGTGAAAACGTATCGACTCATAAGTGTTTAGGGCGTGGAGGGATTTTACGGGTTGCCCCTAATCAGCTTGTTCAACCCTTAGCTCTTGCCAGTGATGGATCAAATATTGATGGGATGTCAGGTCGGGGGTTCGATGCCATCCCGCTACGTACCCAAGTGCATAACCAATGCCTGCGCGGCGTGCCATCAGCAGATCTGAGTCTGCATCCCCGATCAGTGCGCATTGCGATGGATTCAAATTCAGCTGTCTGCACAGACCATGCACGGCGCCGGGGTCTGGTTTGCACGGGGTGTCATCAGCGCTCCAGATTCCGGTGATCAAGTGGCTCAAGCCATGGTCTTGAAGAAACTGTTCGATTCCATGCTGGGTGTCATTGCTGATCACGGCACAGATCACACCGGCGCGATGTAGCTCGTTAAGCAATTCCTTTGAGTGGGGCAAAGGGGGCCTGGGGCTCAGGCTTGCTTTTGTGGAGTGTTGTTTGTGGATACGGTCCACGGTGTCAAAGATCTCTTCTGCAAGCACGAGTGCTTGAGGCCAGCTCAGATCAAATAAACAGAAAATGGTTGCCGTGCTCAACAGATTGTGTTGACGGGAAGCGACGGCCAACGGTCCATCTGGAATCAAGCCGGAGTCGCAGCGGCCCATCGCGCGCTTAAGCAACCCCTTCAGTTGGGCTTGCACGTCGGTTGATGCGCCACGGGATGCAAAAACGCGAATAATTTCCTCAATCCTGGCGTCGGCCAGCTCAATGAGATGGGGTTCGCTATGGGAAAGGGTGCCGTCCTTGTCGAACAGCACCCCATGGATTAAGCCAAGTGAATGGTTTCTAAGAGATAAATGAGCCATGGGCTCATGCCGCTCAGACCATCATCGAGCTCAACGGCTCTTCTCCTTCTTCCGCTTGCTCAAGAAGCATCTGCTTGTAGCGAGCAGCCATTTCCTCAGCCTTGTCAAAGACCTTTTGAGGGTCTGTGAGCATGTCACCGGGTTCTGGCTCCAGAGCCTTGGTAGACAGTGAGATCCGACCGCGCTCAGCATCGAGATCGATGATCATCACCTTCATTTGATCATTCACGTTCAGCACGGAATGGGGTGTTTCGATGTGCTCGTGACTGATTTCGGAAATGTGAAGCAAACCGCTCACCCCACCGATGTCGATAAACGCGCCGTAAGGCTTGATGCCACGAACGGTTCCGATCACCACTTCGCCGACCTCAAGGCGATTCATCTTGCGCTCGACCAAGGCGCGGCGATGGCTGAGAACCAGGCGATTGCGCTCTTCGTCGACTTCAAGGAATTTGAGAGGCAAGAAGTCTGCAACCAGCTCTTCTTTCGGTTTGCGCGTGCTGATGTGGGATCCAGGGATAAAGCCGCGAAGGCCTTCCACCCGAACGAGCGCACCACCACGGTTGGTGGCGAACACTTCTGAATAAATGGTGGCGTCTTCTTTTTGCAGCTGCCGAACCCGTTCCCAGGCACGCTGATACTCGATCCGGCGAACCGAGAGAGAGAGTTGGCCGTCTTCGTTTTCTTCACTCATGATGAAGAATTCCCGAATCTCACCGGGTTGCAACACGTCGCTGAGACCTTCCACCCTGTTGATGGAGACCTCTTGGAGTGGCATGAAAGCGGCGGTTTTGGCGCCGATATCAATCATCGCCCCCTTTGTCTCCAGAGCGAACACTGTGCCGTTAACAATGTCGCCTGGCTTGAAGTTGTAGTCGTACTTGCTAAGCAGTGAGGCGAAATCGTCAATCGTGAAGCCTGCCCCATCCAAATCCTTAGGGTTGGCACGACTGCTGGGATCATCCGCGGTAGGAATGTCTTCCGGGATACTGAGATCTTCGTCCGTTCCGAAATCGGCTTGGTCCGCTGTGGCTTCGACGGCAGTGCTCTCGTCGATGGGAGTGGTGGTGTTCACAGCGAGATCCTGAGCCGGATCGGTTGGGGTAACAGTCATGGATGGGTGGCGGTCTGCCCGAGGACAGTGCGATAAAAATTGACCCTGCGCCCGCCGACAAAGGATCAGTATTTTTTAATTTTACAGAACAGCCTTGCTTTTTAGACGAGTGCGGCGAGTTCAGCTTTGTCTGCGTTCATCCCTTCAAGCGTGGAGACGAAATCGCTGACGCTTCGGAAGTGTCGATACACCGAGGCAAAACGCACGTAGGCGACTTCGCTGAGCCCCTTGAGATGACTTAGAACCAATTCACCAATCTCTGAACTGGTGATCTCACGGCTACTGCTTTGCTGAAGACTGAGTTCGAGATTGTCAACGATCTCTTCGAGCTTGCTGGGCGTTAACTCAGTTTTTTCGCAGGCTCGGCTTAGGCCGTGAAGCAGTTTGCTGCGGTTAAAAATCTCACGATGACCATTGCGTTTGATCACGGTGATTGGAACCATCTCTACCCGCTCGTACGTTGTGAATCGGAATTCACAATTCAGGCATTCACGACGCCTGCGCACACTCCTTCCACCCTCGGCAGCTCTCGACTCGAGAACCCGGCTATCTGTGTTTTGGCAGGAGGGGCACTGCATGCCCTAATCAATGCAATTTGAATAGTTCATATTGTATAGAACATGTGGAACCTTGAAAAGTGTTGAAGAAATAAAAATCTGATCTGAGC
The window above is part of the Synechococcus sp. WH 8020 genome. Proteins encoded here:
- the nrdR gene encoding transcriptional regulator NrdR, with the protein product MQCPSCQNTDSRVLESRAAEGGRSVRRRRECLNCEFRFTTYERVEMVPITVIKRNGHREIFNRSKLLHGLSRACEKTELTPSKLEEIVDNLELSLQQSSSREITSSEIGELVLSHLKGLSEVAYVRFASVYRHFRSVSDFVSTLEGMNADKAELAALV
- a CDS encoding HAD family hydrolase codes for the protein MAHLSLRNHSLGLIHGVLFDKDGTLSHSEPHLIELADARIEEIIRVFASRGASTDVQAQLKGLLKRAMGRCDSGLIPDGPLAVASRQHNLLSTATIFCLFDLSWPQALVLAEEIFDTVDRIHKQHSTKASLSPRPPLPHSKELLNELHRAGVICAVISNDTQHGIEQFLQDHGLSHLITGIWSADDTPCKPDPGAVHGLCRQLNLNPSQCALIGDADSDLLMARRAGIGYALGYVAGWHRTPDLTSHQYLIHHWQELRVEQAD
- a CDS encoding 30S ribosomal protein S1, producing MTVTPTDPAQDLAVNTTTPIDESTAVEATADQADFGTDEDLSIPEDIPTADDPSSRANPKDLDGAGFTIDDFASLLSKYDYNFKPGDIVNGTVFALETKGAMIDIGAKTAAFMPLQEVSINRVEGLSDVLQPGEIREFFIMSEENEDGQLSLSVRRIEYQRAWERVRQLQKEDATIYSEVFATNRGGALVRVEGLRGFIPGSHISTRKPKEELVADFLPLKFLEVDEERNRLVLSHRRALVERKMNRLEVGEVVIGTVRGIKPYGAFIDIGGVSGLLHISEISHEHIETPHSVLNVNDQMKVMIIDLDAERGRISLSTKALEPEPGDMLTDPQKVFDKAEEMAARYKQMLLEQAEEGEEPLSSMMV